TTGGTCGGCTAAACATGGCTCagtcttttattttaaaaaatggcttCACCCGGTTACCAAATAATCATACAGAAGTAGACACCCTTTGTTTGAGAATATTAGTGTTTCCTTTCCTATATATTATTTACTCCTGTACCAGAATCAATCATATgacgattaaaatataaaatacgaagTATTTACTTGGATCATATATACCAATTACTACATAGCTCGAAGAATATTTAGCTACTTGTTATGTCTCATTATCTAGTTACGGGAAACCATTAGAGGAAAGGAAATGTAAAATGTACTCCTTCGTTCCTATAAtagatatgaaataaaaattttaattttagttttgggaACATTTATAAACTCAGTTTTTATGACAAAGGTAAATTTTAAGGAAGTACGATGTGCATACtgttttccttttttgttttgtttttgttatgtaTTTAAATCATTGAcagcaaaatatttgtaaatttgaaacAATTCAATCGAGTCGAAATGAATGCTTTAGCAATTGATTATGCGAACTATGTTAAGGTTAATTTGTCGACAGAGGTTTGTAAAAGAATATGATGTAATCGTGTatttgacgatttttttttttagaaaaaacataataaaatctgAAAACTTTGGTTTTGGTTGGTTCTGATATTTATAAACTATCCTGTAAacgattgttttttaaatattaaaaaagtcaACTATAAAGCTTCGTTTTGCTTTCCGAAGGGCAAGTGAAGCGATCATAGAGGGTTCACTCGTCCACCTGCaatgtatgtttatttatattaatgaataaaaacGGCTGCTGATGGATGGGTGTACGATCAATGATCGATCTGCTTGCGCcctggtttaggttaggttagtgtaTTCAGCTATTAGAtctatttttgtataaaaaaaatctgcataTAGATATTTGATAAGTAAtgttctataaaaaaaactataatagtGGAACAgtgacaaattaaataaatattaatctaATCTTTAAATATCTGTATTCCTATAATTTTGATAGCATGGTGTTACAGATTTGTGATTAAACTCAAACTAAAAAAAGTTTAGGAATTTAAAATacgggtaaatctgtattgtacggattagcgccaaaacaaatcgtacaaatatgaaataactttcattatatgctatcttacgtcctcttttcagaaccgcctgcggagataaaaaattccaattacttttggagatatcgaattttttaatattcattttttggcgattttttttaaaaaaaaatttaaaaatccgaaaatacctttattctgtgctctttaacttcctcttttcattaaacccggcggagatcagaaattccaaatactttaggagatattgaattttttaatttccttttgtgCACTGCTGCGGcgttgagcgggaagcctacgattcacacatctttctggacatacccgaatactcacgttggcaagccttcttttcttaaaattagcaagaagtaattaaaaatactttaaaacattgtatatggttggttatattaggtaagtatagctacattaaaaaaactgtaaaatcattttatggttgcttagcaaataacattttaatatgtagctatccagcactaggaaaccgtttacatgatttcacagtatttttaatgtagctatccttaccaaatcaaccatccacaatgttttgaagtatttataatgtagctaacaacctaactgaccattagttttcatgagttgcatatttatttacaataaacaaaaaaaaaaaaaccgaagatgcacgatcgggcgtttgcctctcgtctgttgaaaggcttgccaacgtgagtattcgggtatgtccagaaggatgagtgaatcgtaggcttcccgcgtttcaccattgttgcttgtttacaagaatgattttttttttttttttcgcgacgtagttgaacgactacatcacgtaaaaagaaaattacgtgagttcctactgttcatcctttttcccggtttgttaggtcaggtcagctacattataaatactttaaaactaaacaaccattaaaattaatttttattatttttaatgaccgttcagtttcaaagtatttatactgtagctgacctgacctaatctacctttgtcccgttttgttaggtcaggtcagttacattataaatacttaaaactatacaagtaaaattaattgatattattattaatttccgtttattttgaagtatttatcatgtaactaaccttacctaatggaaaatttctgttatttaggcattcacgcacacacggcaaaatataaaatggcgtctgttgaatgattacatagggcttgtattgcaaaataagaacggcgatatctccaaaagtaattggaatttttaatctccgcaggcagttttgaaaataggacgtaaaagagcatataatgaaagttatttcatatttgtacgattttttttggcgctaatccgtacaatacagatttaccaaaatACGAGCTTATGTGGTAAGATGAGTCTTGATCATTTGCACAGTCAAAAGttcaatattaaaaactttttttttatgttgagcaataaattaaattttaaaaaataagtactgTCATATGTACACTtttcttatgattttattttttgtgtaccAGTAATAGAGTTTAAATTACCTatcccatcttttttttttgttttgaatttataaaaaatttttttttttgtctatttgagaggtttaaaaatatttcactgtttACGTAGTTGAACAAGAGATTTGTTGGgataaatttgataattttacttaCACTTAAGTTTCTATTTTGTGTGTATGCTAATACGAGTAATGATTTGaagttaaatatatatgtacTGTTTTTCAATGATTTTCAGTTGACATCAGTTGATGAAGCACTCGAGGATATATTGACTCGATTGGAAGAATTCAAAAGTTTAGTGGAAATGGTAAGCTCTTTGCAATTCTGTGGTGCCAGTTGTACGCTGGTTGTATTTTTATTCTGTAACAAAGTTTAGTAATTCACTCTGCAGAAGTgttaataaaattctaatttagCTATGTTTCCGtaatgggtaaatatgtagttgagcggtatttgcgaaaaaaaaagttaaaactccgaaaatacctttattagacactcttcaacttcctcttttcattaaaagcggcagaggtaaaaaattccaaatactttagaagatatcaaatgtttaaatttcatcatatgtagttgagcggtatttgcgaaaaaaaatgttaaaaagtccgaaaatacctttattagatgctcttcaacttcctcttttcattaaaagtggcggagataagaaattccaaatactttaggagatatcgccgttcttattttgcatacaagacctgtgtttatcattcgaccgtcgccatttttttattttgccgtgtgtttgtgaatgcctaattaataaaaatggtcgattaggtcaggtcagttacattataaatactttgaaactaagcgtacattaaaaataatatgaaattatttcaatggttctttagttttaaagtatttataatgtaacttacctgacctaacaaaccaggacaaaggatgaaAAGTAAccactcacgtaaaatttttttgttacttattactttagcaacaataaaaaataagactttaaaattagaaacgttaaaaactcgcgtaagttggaggcggtaattaaacacagttttaaaacaataaatgaactaaataatcacgtattggttcatttgaattctggcctatcacgatcaatcacgtgacatcactatccaataaaaaaatagatactcgtaaacaagaaacaatgcggaatgccacatgaatgcactgatataattgtgattaaatttaaaaattcgatatctcctaaagtatttggaatttcttatctctgccgcttttaatgaaaagaggatgttgaagagcatagaataaaagtattttcggatttttaacattttttttcgcaaataccgcccaactacatatttaccccgtAATGAAAATCCAACGGTGGTGTTTTAAACACTATACCTTTCTCTATTTTCTTTGAAGAGAGCTTTTCAAAATTCCTACTGGGTTCTGAGAAAACACAGTTGATAGGTTACGTTAGGCAGTATGTGCAATGATGGgccatgttgtgctttaattgcATAGTTGATTCTATGGTTCTCCATGTATAAGTACGTGTATATTATGTGATGCAGTGGAAGGtagataaaaagtaaaaaaaaaacataaaatgagTTTCATGTATGGCCGTGGGCTGCCTGGGTACATACGtgaaacacattttaatttttttacttaatatttaccTTCCACCGAGTCACAAAATCCACGTACAAAATACTGACGTACTTACGTATGGAGGACCACAGAATTGGCAACGAAATTAAAGCATTACATGGTGATGGCCATGTCATTGTATAGACTCCCTAATGTAACCTAACAATGTTGgattatagttatttttattacagGAAAGCCTCTAACCGAGGAATTTACCGTatttatcactattatttatgaAGAGCTATAGGTACTTGCAGCATAAGTTATATAACTGCTAACAGAATAAGTggaatattgcaaaaaaattacttataaaataCGTATGTGGAAATTTAAAACTGTAGTTAAATGGGAAATATTGACTCCAAAGTTTAAGATTTTTGTTTACCAAATGACCTAGTAAAATGAAGATTATCTACTGTAACTTAGAGTTGAAgtaatgttcaccttaaattagcataaaaaaaaactttgaatgatttttgcagacattatttcaaaaatgtttttaacttgtATCATCTGTTGCTACTAAATATACcattattttcaatatatattcCATGTACGGACGTAAGCCCATCACAGTTTTTATGTGTGTGAGTGGGTATATACATTcaagtgtgcgtgtgtgtgtgtgtaggtgtgtgtgcgtgtgtgtgtgtgtgtgtgtgcatgcatgcatgcatgcatgcatgtgtgtgtgtgtcagtagTGGGAGCCTGTGATTGGTTGTTACGAGAGCTGGTGGGTGTGGCTTGCAGGTGAAGCACGACGATGGCTACCAGTAGTGGGAGCCTGTGATTGGTTGTTATGAGGGCTGGTGGGTGTGGCTTGCAGGTGAAGCACGACGATGGCTACCAGATGTCGGAGCCAATGGCACACCTCAGCTCTTGCCGCAGCGAGCTGGACTGCCTCGCCGCGAGGATTGACAGCCTGGGACTGTTGGTGGAGCGGGCAAGGCTTGACGTGGACTCTGTCGAGAGGGATTTAAACTCTGCCGAGGCAGAGATGGGCTCGTCAGACGGGAAGCTCAGGAACATGCTGAAACCACTCTTCTTTGTGAGTGTCTATTAGTACTGCTATTTCCTAACATATGTTTGTAAACAAGGTCTATAGCCTAATTTGGGGTGGGGAAaactcataaaatatttttttctaaaaatttatttttcagaaaacCCTACTAGGGCGGTGTTACTCCCAGGTAACCTAAACAACCAAAGGGAAGTTTGGTGGCTTGGTCCACTATTTGCACAGTTTCGTAAAGTGAAAGcattattaaatatgaatatccACAAGCTTCTAAAAGCTAACAAAAATAAAGCCTATACTCGCTTGTATATACTTGGGATTCATCACATTATTTATCGACAAAATGGAatacataaacattttaataaatacaatatgAATTTTGACCACATATATACCTAAGCCCATTTCCTACATGCAAATATTCATATTATGTTCCTTAATTTTATATGATGGAGGAGTCCTACCATAACgacataaaaaaaacaccaaaaaaacatgtaatttcttaaaaaataaataaaaaaactacattGTGTTGTACTCAGTCCGATTGAGATATCTTAAGTCCCATTTTCATTAAACTGAAATGTCTGCAAAGAGATGTAAGTATATAAGTATTTCTtgacacatacatacatacatatatgtgtgtatatataatactGTATATATAAAAGCGATAATTAAGGATTCTGCAGGTAAT
The window above is part of the Bacillus rossius redtenbacheri isolate Brsri chromosome 13, Brsri_v3, whole genome shotgun sequence genome. Proteins encoded here:
- the LOC134538194 gene encoding biogenesis of lysosome-related organelles complex 1 subunit 4 isoform X1; amino-acid sequence: MNALAIDYANYVKVNLSTELTSVDEALEDILTRLEEFKSLVEMVKHDDGYQMSEPMAHLSSCRSELDCLAARIDSLGLLVERARLDVDSVERDLNSAEAEMGSSDGKLRNMLKPLFFKKSEQVVAKPSKSPLYEPSEIFSTSEFFYPQEDLDKK
- the LOC134538194 gene encoding uncharacterized protein LOC134538194 isoform X2; this encodes MKSNHSRKIFLLLITLATIKNKTLKLETLKTRVKHDDGYQMSEPMAHLSSCRSELDCLAARIDSLGLLVERARLDVDSVERDLNSAEAEMGSSDGKLRNMLKPLFFKKSEQVVAKPSKSPLYEPSEIFSTSEFFYPQEDLDKK